Within Cyanobium sp. AMD-g, the genomic segment CCCGTCACTGCTCCCCTGATCCCGCCCTCCACCCATCGCTATGCCGATGTGATCCACCGGCTGGAGGCCGGCGGCTCGATGCTGCCGGACACGCCGGAGAACCTGATGCAGATCATCGGCATCTACAAGGCCTATGCCGTGCCGATGGACTTCTACTGGCGCGACCTGCTCTACATCGCCGAGCAGGTATTCCTCGATCCCCTGCCGGCCTTCAAGTACTTTCCCAGTCAGGAGTACCTCGATCTCCCCAATTCCTACGCCGGCGATCAGTCGAAGCTCCGCATCTGGCGCGGCGGTGAAAAGGCCCACCCCGAACTGCTGGAGTTCATGGAGAAGGGCGAAACCGGCAAGATGTCGAAGCTGCTCCATCACCTCTGGCACGACCGGATCAACATGGAGTTCGCCGAGGCGTGCATGGAAGCCATGCTCTGGCATCAGGGCATGGGCGGCCGCTTCTACGACTACCTCGCCAGTGACGCTTACCGGGTCAACGCCGATCGCGCCATCAAGGCCTACTTCCGTGGCAATCCGCTGATGCTCGGCCTCTATCGCCTGTTCCCTGAGATGTTCATGGAGCAGGTGAAGAAGATGAGCTACTACGCCAACCTCGGCCTGTTCTGGGAGGTGATGGCTCCGGTGTTCTTCGAGATGAGCGACATTTACGACGAGGGGGGATTCAAGGGTGTTCCCGACGCCATGAACTTCCTGGTCAACGGCATCTTCGCCGTAGCGGGCCGGCCCATCTATCACCATGTTTACATCAAGGGCGAGTGTTTCGAGATCATCCCCAAGAGCGAAGGCTTCACCTGGCTCTATGAAGCGGCTCTCCCCTACGTGGAGGCGGTCTTCTATCGCACGGCGCCATTTCGCGGCACCAAGAGCTACAACGCCCAGGCCTATCAGGTGCCAGCCGATCAGGCCGATTTCCATTACGGCATCCTCTATGCCGACGTGTTCCCCGTGGGCTCGGCCGGCATCCCTCCCACCCTGCTGATGCAGGACATGCTGCATTTCCTGCCCCCCTATCTCGTGGATCTGTACAAGACCCACAAGCGGGGTGAGGAGGATCAGCTGATCCAGCTGGGGATCACCTTCCAGCGCTCCATGTACAACGTCACCTCGGCGGTGATCCAGGCGTTGCGCTGCGCCCTGCTCTATCCCCTCGATGACACCGACCCGGAGCACCTGATGGCCAACCGGCGCTTCTTCGAGGCCCAGATGGACCGCTTCCTGCGGCCCGAGGCGCGCCTGCCCCAGATCCAGACCCAGGACTACCGCTAGGAGACTCCCATGGCCAACATCATCGAAACCGCCAAGGGTGCCGGCTGCTTCGGCACCCTGCTCACCGCCGTTGAGGTGGCCGGACTCACGGGTGCCCTGGAAAGCCCCGGCCCCTTCACCGTCTTCGCCCCGGTCGATGACGCTTTCGCCGCCCTGCCCCCCGGCACGGTCCAGACCCTGGTGGACAATGTGCCCCAGCTGGCCCGGATCCTCAAATTCCACGTGCTCTCCGGGGCCTACCGGCGCGAGCAACTGATTGAGCAGCCGGAATGGGACAGCCTGGAGGGGGCGCCGGTGGCGATCCGCCGGGCCGACCCCTTCGAGGTCAAGAACGCCACCGTCGTCTCTGCCGACATCGTCTGTGACAACGGCATCGTGCACGTGATCGACCGGGTGATCCTGCCCGGATGACCAGAGCGGGGCTGCTGGCACTGGCGGCACTCTTTGGCCTGGTGGGCTGTGCTGCCGGCAACGAGGCCCCCGGCAGCCCCACCATGGCCAGGATCCGCGAACGGGGACGGCTGATCTGCGCCGTCGATGGGGCGGTGCCGGGGTTCAGCACCGTCGGCCCCGGCGGCGCCTTCGTGGGCATCGACGCCGACTTCTGCCGGGCCGTGGCCGCGGCGGTGCTCGGGGATGCCACCAAGGTGGAGTTTCGGCCGGTGACGGCCGGCGAGCGCTTCGTGGCCCTGGGCAGCGGCGAGGTGGACCTGCTCTCGATCAGCTCCACCCACACCCTCAGCCGCGACGCCCCGGGCGGCAACGCCCTCAGCTTCGGGCCTGTCTTTTTCTATGACGGTCAGGGGGTGATGGTGCCCAGGGCCAGTGGCATCCGCCGCCTGCGGGATCTGGCCGGCAAGCCGATCTGCGTCGAGAGCGGCACCAACACCGAGCTCAACCTGGCCGATCGCATGCGGGAGCTGGGGGTCGCCTACCAGCCGCTGCGCTTCCAGTCCGGTGAGCAGGCCTACCCCGCCTACGAGCAGGGCCGCTGCGCCGCCATCACCAGCGACAGCTCCCTGCTGGCGGCCAAGCGCAGCGGCTTCAAGGATCCTGCCGCCCATCGGCTGCTACCGGAGCTGCTCAGCAAGGAACCCAGCGCCAAGGTGACGGTGCAGGCGGATCCGGCCTGGGCTGATGCGGTGCGGTGGATCAGCCACACCCTGGTCCAGGCGGAGGAGAGCGGCCTCACCCAGGCCAACATCGAGGCCCGCGCTGCGGTGGCCCGACGGGACCCCAGCCAGGCCGAAGCACGCCGCTTCCTGGGGGTGGAGGGGGATTTCGGTCGCCAGCTGGGCCTGCCCGCCGACTTCACGGTGCGGGTGCTAAAGGCGGTGGGCAACTACGGCGAGCTGTTCGAGCGGCACCTGGGCAGCGCCACCCCCCTGGGCCTGGAGCGGGGCCTCAACCGGCTGTGGAACGACGGCGGCCTGCACATCGCGCCCCCCTTCCGCTGAGGAGGTTCCTCAGGGCCTACCTGCACCGGCGCGCACCTGCAACAATGCGGCCACCTTTACGTCGCAGGCATGTTCCGGACCCGGACCCGCTCCCTGGTGGTTTCCCTCTGTGCCGCCGGCCTGCTCGCCGGTTGTGCTGGGGATGATGGCGGCGTGCAGAGCCAGAAGCTCTCCACGATCATGGGGCGGGGCAAGCTGATCTGCGGTGTGGAAGGCAAGCTGCCCGGCTTCAGCTTCGTGGGCCCCGACGGCAAGTACCTGGGCCTTGATGTGGATGTCTGCAAGGCGGTGGCCGCCGCGGTCCTGGGGGATCCGGCCAAGGTGGAGTACCGCGACCTGAACTCCAGTGAGCGCTTCGCCGCCCTGGCCAGCGGTGAGGTGGACCTTCTCTCGCGCAACACCACCATGACCCTGAGCCGCGACGCGTCCGGCGGCAACGGCCTCAGCTTCGCCCCCACCACCTTCTATGACGGCCAGGGCGTGCTGGTGCCTGTGGCCAGCGGCATCAAGGACCTCAAGGGGCTGGCCGGCAAGCCGATCTGCGTCGAGAGCGGCACCACCACCGAGCTCAACCTGGCCGACCGCATGCGGGAGCAGAACATCCCCTACACGCCGCTGAAGTTCCAGACCAGTGACCAGACCTTCGCCGCCTACCTCGGCGACCGCTGCGTGGCCGTCACCAGCGACCGCTCCCAGCTGGCCGGCAAGCGCACCAGCTTCCCCAAACCGGACGCCCACACCCTCCTGCCGGTGGTGATGAGCAAGGAGCCCCTCACCCCCGCCACCACCAACGCCGATCCTGCCTGGGCCGATGCGGTGCGCTGGATCGTCTACGGCCTGATGCAGGCCGAGGAGAGCGGCATCACCCAGGCCAATGTGGACGCCAAGCTGGCCGAGGCGAAGACCAACACCAACCAGGCCGACCTGCGCCGCTTCCTTGGCGTCGAGGGTGATTTCGGCAAGCTGCTCGGCCTGCCGCCCGACTTCGTGGTCAAGGCGGTGAAGGCGGTGGGCAACTACGGCGAGATCTTTGATCGCAACGTCGGACCCGCCTCGGCGCTCAAGCTCGACCGGGGCCTCAACCGCCAGTGGAAGGATGGCGGCCTGATCTACTCGCCGCCCTTCCGTTGATGACGCCGCCCTGGTGGCGCAACCGCCGCGTCGTTCCCTGGCTGGTGCAGGCGGTGGTGGGTCTGCTGGTGCTGCTGCTGATCGCCTTCCTGCTGGGCAATCTGATCCGCAACCTGACGGCGGCCGGACTGCTGCTGAGCTGGCGCTGGCTGCAGCAGCCGGCCGGCTTCGACATCTCGGAATCGGTGATTCCCTTCAATGCCCAGCTGCCTTACTGGCGCGCCCTGGCCGCCGGCCTGGTCAACACGATCCGGGCGGTGCTGGTGGGTCTGGTGGGGGCCACCCTGCTGGGCACCCTGGTGGGAATGGCCTCCTTCAGCCACAACGGCCTGCTGCGGCGTCTGGCCAGGGTCTACGTGGAGGTGGTGCGCAACATCCCCCTGCTGCTGCAGCTGGTGTTCTGGTACTTCGTGGTGTTCCTCACCCTGCCGAACGGCCTGGCGGCGATCCAGCTGCCCGGCGTGGTGCTGGCCAAATCGGGGCTCTACATCGCCGGCTTCGGCGAGGGACTGCGCTGGATGGGCCCCACCCTGGTGAACGGGGTCTGGCAGGCCCCGCTGCGCCTGAGCGTCGAATTCGGCGCCCTGCTCACCGGACTCATCGTGTACTCGGGGGCCTTCATCGCCGAAGTGGTGCGGGGCGGCATCGCCGCCGTGCCGAAGGGACAGTGGGAGGCGGCCTCCTCCCTGGGGCTGGGCTGGTTCGCCACCCTGCGCCGCATCGTCCTGCCCCAGTCGCTGCGGGTGATCGTGCCGGGGCTGAACACCCAGTACATCTCCCTGGCCAAGAACTCCTCCCTCGCGGTGGCGGTGGGCTACACCGACCTCTATTCGGTGGCCGAAACCACCCTCAACCAGACCGGCCGGGCGGTGGAGGTGATCCTGGTGCTGCTGGCGGCCTACCTCACCCTCGACCTGCTGATCTCGGCTCTGATGAACGGCCTCAACCACCTGGTCCAGATCCGGGAGCGCTGAGATGAATTCCCAGCTGCGGCGGCTGCGCGCCGAACTCTTCGCCACCCCCGCCGACACGGCGCTGAGCCTGGCCCTGATCACACTTCTCGGCTTGGGGGCCTTCGGGTTCCTGCGCTGGGCCCTCACCCAGGCCCAGTGGGCCGTGGTGAAGGTCAACAGCACCCTGTTCGCCGTGGGCCGCTACCCGATCGAGCAGCAGTGGCGCCTCTGGCTGCTCACCGCCCTGCTGGTGGCCGCCAGCGGCGCCACCTGGGGCCTGCTGCGGGCCCACCCCCGCCCTGATCGCACCGGCGTGCTCTGGCCGCGCAACGACCGGCTGGCCGTGGGGCTGCTGGCCCTGATCGCCATGGCCGTGCCGTGGGCCCTCGGCCTGACCCTGGCGATCCAGTCCCGCTGGTGGGGGCTGCTGCTGCTGCTGGTGCTCTGCCGCTGGCTGGCCGGCCGGTTCGGGCCGGGGCTCTCTCCCACCGGCCGGCGGCTGGCCGCCCTGGTGTGGCCGGTGCTCTACCTGGTGGGCATGGTGCTGATCAGCGGCGGCCTGGGCCTGGTGACCGTCTCCCCTTCGGAGTGGGGCGGCCTGATGCTCACCCTGCTGGCCTCCAGCTTCGCGATCCTGCTGTGTTTCCCAATCGGGGTGCTGCTCGCCCTCGGACGCCGCAGCGAGCTGCCGCTGCTGCGCTGGGGTTCGGTGCTCTACATCGAGTTCATCCGCGGAGCCCCCCTGATCACCCTGCTGTTCCTCGGCCAGAACATCCTCGGTTTCCTGCTGCCCGGCGGCCTGGCCCCCGAGCGAGTCTGGCGGGCGGCGTGGGTGCTCACCTTCTTCGCCGCCGCCTATCTGGCGGAGGCGGTGCGCTCCGGCCTGGCGGCCGTGCCCCGGGGCCAGCTGGAGGCCGCGCGCTCCCTTGGCCTCTCCTATCCGAAGGCCCTGCAGCATGTGGTGCTGCCCCAGGCCCTGAGGGTGGCCCTGCCGGCCATGGTGGGCCAGTTCATCTCGCTCCTGCAGGACACCACCCTGCTGTCACTGATTGGATTGCTGGAACTGCTTGGCACGGCCCGCACCGTGATGGCCAACCCGGCTTTCCTGGGGCGGAACGGAGAGGTGTACCTCACCCTGGCGCTGCTGTTCTGGGGTTGCTGTGCCGCCCTCGGGCTGGGCAGCCGGGCCCTGGAGCGGCGACTTGATCCCCACGCGGTGCCCAGCGCCACCTGAGCAGCGTTGTTCCTTCCCTCCTCCCCCGCACCGATCCCGCGTCCCGCCCCATGAGCCAACCCAGCAGCGAACTGATGATCGAGGCGCGGGCCGTCGAGAAGTGGTATCCCAACGGCTTCCAGGCCTTGCGCGGCGCCAGCCTGACCGTGCGACGCGGCGAGGTGGTGGTGATCATGGGCCCCTCGGGTTCGGGCAAGAGCACCTTCATCCGCACCTTCAATGCCCTGGAGGATTTCCAGAAGGGCAGCATCACCGTCGACGGCATCGTGCTCTCCGACGACCTGCGCAACATCGATGCCGTGCGCCGGGAGGTGGGGATGGTGTTCCAGCAGTTCAACCTGTTTCCCCACCTCTCGGTGCTCGACAACCTCACCCTGGCCCCGGTGCTCGTCCGCAAGCGGCCGAAGGCCGAGGTGGAGCAGCAGGCCTGGGCCCTGCTGGAGCGGGTCGGCATCGCCGAACAGGCGGGCAAGTATCCGGGCCAGCTCTCGGGGGGCCAGCAGCAGCGGGTGGCGATCGCCCGGGCCCTCTGCATGGAGCCCCGCATCCTGCTGTTCGATGAACCCACCAGCGCCCTCGACCCGGAGATGGTGCGGGAGGTGCTGGAGGTGATGCAGAACCTCGCCGCCGACGACATCACCATGGTGGTGGTGACCCACGAGGTGAAGTTCGCCCGCCACGTGGCCCACCGGGTGGTGCTGATGGCCGATGGCGAAGTGGTGGAGGAGGCCGAACCGGAGGTGTTCTTCACCAACCCCAGCCACCAGCGCACCCGGCGCTTCCTGGATCAGATCCTCTGAATCGCCCTAGGAGCGCGTCGCCCAGTCGGCTGCGTTGAGCTCCGGGAACAGGCCATCCTCGCGCTGCACCCCCAGCAGCCATTCCTGGGGCAGAACGGTGCCGTGCTCGAGGGCATCGATGAGGCGCCAGAAGCGGTCGAGGTGGCGGCGGATCCGCTCGCGGGCCAATCCGGTGGTGGTGCCGGCCCGCAGGATGAAGCTCCAGTCGGAGCTCTGGGCCAGCAGCAGTTCCCGTCCCGCCTGGGTCAGCAGGGCGCGTTGCTCCGTGCTGCCCACTCCCCGGTTGACCCGCTGAACCATGGCGCGGGAGGCGCGCTGCCATTCCGCCACCACCCAGGCATTGGTATCGTTCAGCCAGTAGTCGTGGTACCCCCCCTGGCCCCAGCTGGAGGGGGCCGGCCGGCAGACCTGCAGGGCCCGGTTCTGGCTGAGAACGTCACGCAGGTGGGTGAAGCCCACGTCCATCGCCGGGCCCTGG encodes:
- a CDS encoding CO2 hydration protein produces the protein MTPPTATAPEPVTAPLIPPSTHRYADVIHRLEAGGSMLPDTPENLMQIIGIYKAYAVPMDFYWRDLLYIAEQVFLDPLPAFKYFPSQEYLDLPNSYAGDQSKLRIWRGGEKAHPELLEFMEKGETGKMSKLLHHLWHDRINMEFAEACMEAMLWHQGMGGRFYDYLASDAYRVNADRAIKAYFRGNPLMLGLYRLFPEMFMEQVKKMSYYANLGLFWEVMAPVFFEMSDIYDEGGFKGVPDAMNFLVNGIFAVAGRPIYHHVYIKGECFEIIPKSEGFTWLYEAALPYVEAVFYRTAPFRGTKSYNAQAYQVPADQADFHYGILYADVFPVGSAGIPPTLLMQDMLHFLPPYLVDLYKTHKRGEEDQLIQLGITFQRSMYNVTSAVIQALRCALLYPLDDTDPEHLMANRRFFEAQMDRFLRPEARLPQIQTQDYR
- a CDS encoding fasciclin domain-containing protein — protein: MANIIETAKGAGCFGTLLTAVEVAGLTGALESPGPFTVFAPVDDAFAALPPGTVQTLVDNVPQLARILKFHVLSGAYRREQLIEQPEWDSLEGAPVAIRRADPFEVKNATVVSADIVCDNGIVHVIDRVILPG
- a CDS encoding amino acid ABC transporter substrate-binding protein — encoded protein: MTRAGLLALAALFGLVGCAAGNEAPGSPTMARIRERGRLICAVDGAVPGFSTVGPGGAFVGIDADFCRAVAAAVLGDATKVEFRPVTAGERFVALGSGEVDLLSISSTHTLSRDAPGGNALSFGPVFFYDGQGVMVPRASGIRRLRDLAGKPICVESGTNTELNLADRMRELGVAYQPLRFQSGEQAYPAYEQGRCAAITSDSSLLAAKRSGFKDPAAHRLLPELLSKEPSAKVTVQADPAWADAVRWISHTLVQAEESGLTQANIEARAAVARRDPSQAEARRFLGVEGDFGRQLGLPADFTVRVLKAVGNYGELFERHLGSATPLGLERGLNRLWNDGGLHIAPPFR
- a CDS encoding amino acid ABC transporter substrate-binding protein yields the protein MFRTRTRSLVVSLCAAGLLAGCAGDDGGVQSQKLSTIMGRGKLICGVEGKLPGFSFVGPDGKYLGLDVDVCKAVAAAVLGDPAKVEYRDLNSSERFAALASGEVDLLSRNTTMTLSRDASGGNGLSFAPTTFYDGQGVLVPVASGIKDLKGLAGKPICVESGTTTELNLADRMREQNIPYTPLKFQTSDQTFAAYLGDRCVAVTSDRSQLAGKRTSFPKPDAHTLLPVVMSKEPLTPATTNADPAWADAVRWIVYGLMQAEESGITQANVDAKLAEAKTNTNQADLRRFLGVEGDFGKLLGLPPDFVVKAVKAVGNYGEIFDRNVGPASALKLDRGLNRQWKDGGLIYSPPFR
- a CDS encoding ABC transporter permease subunit (The N-terminal region of this protein, as described by TIGR01726, is a three transmembrane segment that identifies a subfamily of ABC transporter permease subunits, which specificities that include histidine, arginine, glutamine, glutamate, L-cystine (sic), the opines (in Agrobacterium) octopine and nopaline, etc.); this translates as MTPPWWRNRRVVPWLVQAVVGLLVLLLIAFLLGNLIRNLTAAGLLLSWRWLQQPAGFDISESVIPFNAQLPYWRALAAGLVNTIRAVLVGLVGATLLGTLVGMASFSHNGLLRRLARVYVEVVRNIPLLLQLVFWYFVVFLTLPNGLAAIQLPGVVLAKSGLYIAGFGEGLRWMGPTLVNGVWQAPLRLSVEFGALLTGLIVYSGAFIAEVVRGGIAAVPKGQWEAASSLGLGWFATLRRIVLPQSLRVIVPGLNTQYISLAKNSSLAVAVGYTDLYSVAETTLNQTGRAVEVILVLLAAYLTLDLLISALMNGLNHLVQIRER
- a CDS encoding amino acid ABC transporter permease, which encodes MNSQLRRLRAELFATPADTALSLALITLLGLGAFGFLRWALTQAQWAVVKVNSTLFAVGRYPIEQQWRLWLLTALLVAASGATWGLLRAHPRPDRTGVLWPRNDRLAVGLLALIAMAVPWALGLTLAIQSRWWGLLLLLVLCRWLAGRFGPGLSPTGRRLAALVWPVLYLVGMVLISGGLGLVTVSPSEWGGLMLTLLASSFAILLCFPIGVLLALGRRSELPLLRWGSVLYIEFIRGAPLITLLFLGQNILGFLLPGGLAPERVWRAAWVLTFFAAAYLAEAVRSGLAAVPRGQLEAARSLGLSYPKALQHVVLPQALRVALPAMVGQFISLLQDTTLLSLIGLLELLGTARTVMANPAFLGRNGEVYLTLALLFWGCCAALGLGSRALERRLDPHAVPSAT
- a CDS encoding amino acid ABC transporter ATP-binding protein — protein: MSQPSSELMIEARAVEKWYPNGFQALRGASLTVRRGEVVVIMGPSGSGKSTFIRTFNALEDFQKGSITVDGIVLSDDLRNIDAVRREVGMVFQQFNLFPHLSVLDNLTLAPVLVRKRPKAEVEQQAWALLERVGIAEQAGKYPGQLSGGQQQRVAIARALCMEPRILLFDEPTSALDPEMVREVLEVMQNLAADDITMVVVTHEVKFARHVAHRVVLMADGEVVEEAEPEVFFTNPSHQRTRRFLDQIL